The Erigeron canadensis isolate Cc75 chromosome 4, C_canadensis_v1, whole genome shotgun sequence genome window below encodes:
- the LOC122598510 gene encoding chaperone protein dnaJ 49-like — translation MDGNKDEALRCLKIGKDALGLGDQTRARKFISKAQRLDPSLNIDDLLSSLESENTQNESGSGSGSTSGLSKQAENGSGVRRRAPETGSSGSGGYTQEQVMIVSEIKRKKDYYEILGLEKTCSVEDVRKAYRKLSLKVHPDKNKAPGSEEAFKKVSKAFQCLSVEENRKQYDLVGSDEPVYERRAARRGGTGSGFYYEGDVDAEEIFRNFFFGGNPRATTQFTGFSFGPGMGAGVQGGNGSAGGMRTLIQVLPVLLIILLNFLPSNEPIYTLSRTYGYDHVFTTQKGINYYVKSRNFEQDYPLNSKERQQLEASVEHDYVSILSHNCRIEIQQNQWGYYKKETPNCDRLRQFEALA, via the coding sequence ATGGATGGTAATAAAGATGAAGCTTTAAGATGTTTAAAAATAGGGAAAGATGCATTAGGGTTAGGTGATCAAACTCGTGCCCGTAAATTCATTTCGAAAGCCCAACGATTAGATCCATCGCTTAATATTGATGATCTGTTATCGAGTTTAGAATCCGAAAACACCCAGAATGAATCGGGGTCAGGTTCGGGGTCGACTTCAGGGTTATCGAAGCAGGCCGAGAATGGGTCAGGGGTTAGGCGTAGGGCTCCGGAAACGGGGTCGTCAGGTTCGGGAGGTTATACTCAGGAACAGGTCATGATTGTGAGTGAGATTAAGCGGAAAAAGGACTATTATGAGATATTAGGTTTGGAAAAGACTTGCAGTGTTGAGGATGTGAGGAAAGCTTATAGGAAGTTGTCTTTGAAGGTTCATCCGGATAAGAATAAAGCTCCGGGGTCTGAAGAAGCGTTTAAGAAAGTATCGAAAGCGTTTCAGTGTTTGAGTGTTGAAGAGAATAGGAAACAGTATGATCTTGTTGGGTCTGACGAGCCTGTTTATGAGAGGCGTGCTGCTAGGCGTGGTGGAACTGGTAGCGGGTTTTATTATGAAGGTGATGTTGATGCTGAGGAGATATTTAGGAACTTCTTTTTTGGAGGGAATCCGAGGGCGACTACTCAGTTTACTGGTTTTAGTTTCGGACCGGGAATGGGTGCAGGGGTGCAGGGTGGTAACGGGTCAGCAGGGGGAATGAGGACTTTGATTCAAGTGTTGCCGGTGCTTTTGATTATTTTGTTGAACTTTTTGCCATCTAATGAGCCAATTTATACCCTTTCGAGGACTTATGGTTATGATCATGTTTTTACTACACAAAAAGGTATTAATTACTATGTGAAATCACGTAACTTTGAGCAGGATTATCCGCTGAATAGTAAAGAAAGGCAACAGCTTGAAGCAAGTGTAGAGCATGATTACGTTTCTATACTTTCTCACAATTGTCGGATTGAGATACAACAGAATCAGTGGGGGTATTATAAGAAGGAAACGCCAAACTGTGACAGGCTGAGGCAGTTTGAGGCTCTTGCTTAA
- the LOC122596467 gene encoding NHP2-like protein 1: MTGEAVNPKAYPLADAQLTITIMDLVQQAANYKQLKKGANEATKTLNRGISEFVVMAADAEPLEIILHLPLLAEDKNVPYVFVPSKQALGRACGVTRPVIACSVTSNEGSQLRSQIQQLKDAIEKLLI, translated from the exons ATg ACTGGTGAAGCTGTGAATCCAAAAGCATACCCACTTGCTGATGCTCAACTTACTATTACAATCATGGATCTTGTTCAGCAAGCTGCTAATTATAAGCAGCTTAAAAAAGGTGCCAATGAag CTACAAAGACACTTAACAGGGGTATATCTGAGTTTGTAGTGATGGCAGCAGATGCTGAGCCACTTGAAATTATTCTTCATCTTCCTCTCCTTGCCGAAGATAAG AATGTCCCCTATGTTTTTGTGCCCTCGAAGCAAGCCCTTGGACGCGCCTGTGGAGTCACCAGGCCCGTTATTGCATGTTCGGTGACCAGTAACGAAGGCAGTCAACTGAGATCCCAAATACAGCAGCTAAAG GATGCTATTGAGAAGCTTTTGATCTAG
- the LOC122598242 gene encoding pentatricopeptide repeat-containing protein At4g32430, mitochondrial, which yields MITRQLLFKSWYTKKLANFHSLQDAHQLFDKMPQPNLGYLHHSMLDLLHQNRPFQALDIFNKQIQEVGVSHVDEVSTALAVKACRGDPKLGCQIHGLALTSGLDSFLSVSNSLMHMYSKSGQLDRALDIFDLLPNRDIVSWNTLLSGFKDGNDALRFAFRMNYLGVTFDAVTYTTALAHCADCEEFLFGIQLHSLVLKAGMQCEGFIANALVTLYSKWERILEAERVFDEMPSKDLVSWNAMLSGYSQEGSYGAEAISTFIEMIRLGMKLDHVSFTSAVSACGHARNLHLGKQIHGLAIKRGYGIHESVCNVLISTYSKCDQIKDAKMVFEEMVNRNVVSWTTMISISEEQAVSLFNDMRVDGVYPNEVTFVGLVHAICAANRMKEGEMAHALCIKSSFFSELVVANSFITMYAKFESIKDSIKVFQEMEQKVIISWNALISGFTQNKMFQEALNTFSATIMDSKPNEYTFGSVLSAIASSEAISLRYGQWCHSYLLKLGLDKDPIVSGALLDMYAKRGSINEACKVFDEIRDKNQVAWTAIISAHSRHGDYEAVMNLYEDLKNQSFEPDSITFLSVLTACGRKGMVEKGKEVFESMIRHFKIEPTPEHYSCIVDMYGRAGRLTEAEEFLSHIPGQLGLPVFQSLLGSCKVHGNMEMGKRVSEVLLKMEPKESGSYVLMSNLYAERGDWDEVAKIRKGMREKNVKKVVGLSWADVHNVKGSTHAFSSDDTSHPQTDEIYQMARFLGSEMKSVKGKDVIEQVKVL from the coding sequence ATGATTACCCGCCAATTATTATTCAAATCTTGGTACACTAAAAAACTAGCAAACTTTCATTCGTTACAAGATGCCCACCaactgtttgataaaatgcctCAACCAAATCTCGGCTATTTGCATCACTCCATGCTTGATCTTTTACACCAAAACCGCCCATTTCAAGCACTTGACATCTTCAATAAGCAAATTCAGGAAGTAGGTGTTAGTCATGTCGATGAAGTTTCGACTGCTCTTGCTGTCAAGGCGTGTCGTGGTGACCCGAAACTCGGGTGTCAAATTCATGGTTTAGCATTGACTTCAGGGCTTGATTCATTTTTATCTGTATCTAATTCCTTGATGCATATGTATTCTAAATCCGGACAGCTTGATCGTGCTTTGGATATTTTTGATCTGTTGCCTAACCGGGATATTGTTTCATGGAACACCTTGCTCTCGGGGTTTAAGGACGGAAATGATGCATTGAGGTTTGCTTTTCGAATGAATTATTTAGGGGTTACTTTTGATGCAGTGACTTACACTACTGCGTTGGCACATTGTGCAGATTGTGAAGAATTTCTATTTGGAATTCAGTTGCATTCGCTAGTGTTGAAAGCTGGAATGCAGTGTGAAGGTTTTATAGCAAATGCACTTGTAACGTTGTACTCTAAGTGGGAACGTATACTTGAAGCAGAAAGggtttttgatgaaatgccgAGCAAGGATTTAGTTTCATGGAACGCGATGCTTTCAGGTTATAGTCAGGAAGGAAGTTATGGGGCAGAAGCAATTTCAACTTTTATTGAGATGATTAGATTGGGAATGAAGCTCGATCATGTTTCATTTACCAGTGCGGTTTCAGCTTGTGGGCATGCTAGAAACTTGCATCTAGGGAAACAGATACATGGTCTGGCTATTAAAAGAGGATATGGAATACATGAATCGGTCTGCAATGTTTTAATCTCTACATATTCAAAATGCGATCAAATTAAAGATGCAAAGATGGTTTTTGAGGAGATGGTGAATCGTAATGTAGTTTCGTGGACCACCATGATTTCTATAAGTGAAGAGCAAGCTGTATCATTGTTCAACGACATGAGAGTGGATGGTGTTTATCCGAATGAGGTAACATTTGTTGGCTTGGTTCATGCCATATGTGCTGCTAATAGGATGAAAGAAGGCGAAATGGCTCATGCGTTATGTATAAAGTCTAGCTTCTTTTCAGAGCTAGTGGTTGCTAATAGCTTCATTACCATGTATGCTAAGTTTGAGTCAATAAAAGATTCGATCAAAGTTTTTCAAGAAATGGAACAGAAAGTGATCATATCATGGAACGCCTTAATCTCAGGGTTCACTCAAAACAAGATGTTTCAAGAAGCTTTAAACACATTCTCCGCTACAATCATGGATTCAAAACCGAATGAATACACATTTGGGAGCGTCTTAAGCGCAATTGCGTCTTCTGAAGCCATATCATTAAGATATGGACAATGGTGCCACTCTTATTTGTTAAAACTAGGTTTAGACAAGGATCCAATAGTTTCTGGAGCCCTTCTTGACATGTATGCAAAACGGGGAAGTATAAACGAAGCTtgtaaggtgtttgatgaaatcagGGATAAGAATCAAGTTGCATGGACCGCAATCATATCAGCTCATTCCAGACATGGAGACTACGAAGCTGTCATGAACTTATATGAAGACCTAAAGAACCAATCTTTTGAGCCTGATTCTATTACATTTTTATCTGTGTTAACAGCATGCGGAAGGAAGGGAATGGTGGAAAAGGGGAAAGAAGTGTTTGAGTCGATGATCAGACATTTTAAAATCGAGCCAACCCCAGAACATTACTCTTGTATAGTAGATATGTATGGGAGGGCTGGGCGGTTAACGGAAGCAGAAGAGTTTCTATCCCATATCCCGGGCCAGCTCGGGCTCCCAGTATTCCAGAGCTTGTTAGGATCATGTAAAGTTCATGGAAACATGGAGATGGGAAAGCGTGTGTCTGAAGTTTTATTGAAAATGGAGCCTAAAGAATCAGGTTCATATGTGTTAATGTCGAATCTTTATGCAGAAAGAGGGGATTGGGATGAAGTTGCAAAGATAAGGAAAGGGATGAGGGAGAAAAATGTGAAGAAAGTTGTGGGATTAAGTTGGGCCGATGTTCATAATGTCAAAGGGTCGACACATGCATTTTCATCAGATGACACGTCTCATCCACAGACGGATGAGATTTATCAGATGGCCAGGTTTCTTGGATCAGAAATGAAGTCTGTAAAGGGGAAAGATGTCATTGAGCAAGTTAAAGTTCTATAG
- the LOC122598594 gene encoding probable sugar phosphate/phosphate translocator At5g25400, with amino-acid sequence MGKGGALSEGVLKNIILSYTYVAIWIFLSFTVIVYNKFILDRKMYNWPFPISLTMIHMGFCSSLAYILVTILQVVEPVQMTRDVYLKSVVPIGLLYSISLWLSNSAYIYLSVSFIQMLKALMPVAVYSIGVLFKKEPFKSQTMSNMLSISFGVAIAAYGEAKFNAWGVMLQLGAVVFEATRLVLIQILMTSKGITFNPITSLYYVAPCCLVFLSVPWMVVELPVLRETSSFQFDFVVFGTNSFCAFALNLAVFLLVGKTSALTMNVAGVVKDWLLIAFSWSVIKNTVTLINLFGYGIAFLGVAYYNHAKLQALKAKDAENKPVEEVGKLLEESRELDGSRKNESSG; translated from the coding sequence ATGGGCAAAGGAGGAGCATTAAGCGAAGGCGTGTTAAAGAACATCATCCTTTCTTACACATACGTTGCCATATGGATCTTCCTAAGTTTCACCGTAATTGTCTACAACAAATTCATCCTAGACCGTAAAATGTACAATTGGCCATTTCCGATCTCACTCACCATGATTCACATGggtttttgttcttcattagCTTACATTCTTGTCACCATTCTTCAAGTTGTTGAACCGGTCCAAATGACACGCGATGTTTATCTAAAATCCGTCGTACCTATTGGTTTGCTTTACTCCATTAGCTTATGGCTTTCAAATTCCGCTTATATCTATTTATCAGTTTCTTTTATTCAAATGCTAAAAGCCTTAATGCCCGTTGCGGTTTACTCTATTGGTGTTCTGTTTAAAAAAGAACCTTTTAAATCACAAACCATGAGTAATATGTTGTCCATTTCTTTTGGTGTCGCGATTGCTGCTTATGGTGAAGCAAAATTTAATGCGTGGGGTGTTATGTTACAACTTGGTGCGGTTGTTTTTGAGGCGACACGTTTGGTTTTGATTCAAATCTTGATGACATCTAAAGGAATTACATTTAACCCGATAACATCTCTATATTACGTTGCACCTTGTTGTTTGGTTTTCTTGTCGGTCCCTTGGATGGTTGTTGAGCTTCCTGTATTAAGAGAAACATCTAGTTTCCAATTTGATTTTGTGGTGTTTGGGACAAATTCATTTTGCGCTTTTGCATTAAATCTTGCGGTGTTTTTGCTTGTTGGAAAGACGTCTGCTTTGACTATGAACGTTGCAGGGGTCGTTAAAGATTGGTTGTTGATCGCGTTCTCTTGGTCCGTGATTAAGAATACGGTGACACTGATTAATTTATTTGGTTATGGGATCGCATTCTTGGGTGTTGCTTATTATAATCATGCAAAGTTGCAAGCACTTAAGGCTAAAGATGCAGAAAATAAGCCTGTTGAGGAGGTTGGAAAGCTTTTGGAAGAAAGTAGAGAATTAGATGGATCAAGGAAAAATGAGTCAAGTGGTTAG